A window of the Streptomyces luomodiensis genome harbors these coding sequences:
- a CDS encoding ATP-binding protein, which produces MPKVIRHPPGKRRPRSAPMATLDLRRAGERFRRAALSYWHIAAMRLEARRATTRPKKWRRWISYANVTRMVWLVAALAVLAWCGEGLYILVTHQTTPFEGWLRGNAGFDAVVRFVGPVLTASIAAVAFLFWWYRGAKRRYLAKARKHPRELVLTAGPDIAEIVGREEVAQVIAQRLRERTTRRPYVLVGGVGAGKTAVLVRLTELLARQHAVPVPIRLRDVASAADMNFEHMARKRFAEEAPQGILARAKNERVWQQMLADDKPVVIADGLEEALLDESLQEDRDNIIRRAIERAHAEKLPLVIASRPHSPLESTQAAIMELEPLSEEEALHFLEARVPETDERRVDWIVETAEVTESPIYLQIARELHRHGALERDRPRNDPQRLDTRSWDRSTLRLWLLETWDHALCEGRLREDVALALQERRDTLEVLSALACVGLLQDKVEVGFAELLDQDVHPGPARRARARAEHLWARRRGFDRYGKRGNALSERHRQHLWDALCDRLSAEESRHLREGNMGQCQAALARFANNANKLELVEGCEQKVRFPHSIIQAYLGFRMLSHLGERGAGELIEQVLQPPGPSRELLIALVLLSRQQAAKLTAECGSVRAEMKKQMANRWRQAPVSGRTLANRLHAAANHRTDDPKVLDLYAAALEVESVEENPKLLSCIVGTVHARWDSIKGDRRTVEDAKRRLLKQLGAALRKASDKIDTTPLYEKLFEIGIAEPTYPIRLAAAQEFGSGGNAAFAVIRERVGLNSDPVREYNERISDLKAWKRQEHQAWADEIRRARAARTFSPTTPGKIIEQLQRDRQDFKRRYQKQRADLIREFAMRAWMLPMLLGSVDDAHRDEARERLTKWLRHLDPKFTGGAPDLPLALEAALAQGFKYAANRRKRHPHTYPGSRADLIRQAETVLQQSRCWYAQISLLQALCLWELPDDIGRHEQDEDTLTWPDGDRHAAREPSRGIGGTTAVQTVKRWLSMAGTVNGARGQPGMSPDSTRPCVHPFVAEAGDLVALALETGQVERFLWIDEKGVADNIGSRTRTPTHGAYRKHNLWIPPSAGWSTLDGRAQRLVADLLVMLNLIERDGHPDEVEERLARAEQPGMPLPPCIRTDRDALRPGLRAGVSTPPVPGTTCLADCTFQLCPYPPLGSVSRGEIREPFCRQQQALLPGRWRRCFPRVLRRKTPYWVGMRVRELDRFWDAMARRTRHS; this is translated from the coding sequence ATGCCGAAGGTTATTCGTCACCCGCCGGGCAAGAGGCGACCGCGCAGCGCGCCGATGGCCACCCTGGATCTGAGACGGGCGGGAGAACGGTTCCGGCGAGCCGCTCTCAGCTATTGGCACATCGCGGCTATGCGCCTGGAGGCGCGCCGGGCAACCACCCGCCCCAAGAAGTGGCGCCGATGGATCTCATACGCCAACGTGACCAGGATGGTCTGGCTGGTCGCCGCGCTCGCTGTCCTTGCCTGGTGCGGGGAGGGCCTGTACATACTGGTCACACATCAGACGACCCCCTTCGAGGGGTGGCTGCGGGGGAACGCGGGGTTCGACGCCGTCGTCCGCTTCGTCGGTCCGGTACTCACCGCTTCGATCGCTGCCGTGGCGTTCCTGTTCTGGTGGTACAGGGGGGCCAAGCGGCGTTACCTCGCCAAGGCACGCAAGCATCCCCGGGAGTTGGTGCTCACGGCGGGGCCGGATATCGCCGAGATTGTGGGCCGGGAGGAGGTCGCCCAGGTCATCGCCCAACGGTTGCGGGAGCGCACCACCCGCAGGCCCTATGTGCTCGTTGGCGGTGTCGGAGCGGGGAAGACCGCTGTCCTGGTGAGGCTGACCGAATTGCTGGCCCGGCAGCATGCCGTGCCCGTGCCGATCCGGCTGAGGGACGTTGCCAGTGCCGCCGACATGAACTTCGAACACATGGCCAGGAAGCGATTCGCCGAGGAGGCGCCCCAGGGCATCCTGGCCCGCGCCAAGAACGAGCGAGTCTGGCAGCAGATGCTCGCCGACGACAAGCCCGTGGTCATCGCCGATGGCTTGGAAGAGGCGCTCCTTGACGAGAGTCTCCAGGAAGACCGGGACAACATCATCCGTCGGGCGATCGAGCGTGCCCATGCGGAGAAATTGCCTCTGGTCATCGCTTCCCGGCCGCACAGTCCGCTGGAGAGTACCCAAGCCGCGATCATGGAGCTGGAACCGCTGAGTGAGGAGGAGGCGCTGCACTTCCTGGAAGCACGTGTCCCGGAGACGGACGAGCGCCGGGTGGACTGGATCGTGGAGACGGCGGAGGTGACCGAATCGCCTATCTACCTTCAGATCGCCCGGGAACTGCACCGCCACGGAGCCTTGGAACGCGACCGTCCGCGCAACGACCCGCAGCGGTTGGACACCCGCAGTTGGGATCGCAGCACGCTCCGGCTGTGGCTGCTGGAGACCTGGGACCACGCCCTGTGCGAAGGCCGACTGCGCGAGGATGTCGCGCTGGCCCTGCAAGAGCGGCGCGACACCCTCGAAGTGCTCTCCGCCCTGGCGTGTGTAGGACTGCTCCAGGACAAGGTGGAGGTCGGCTTCGCCGAGTTGCTCGACCAGGACGTCCACCCTGGTCCGGCGCGACGCGCGAGGGCCCGTGCGGAGCACCTTTGGGCGAGGCGACGTGGCTTCGACCGGTACGGCAAGCGCGGGAACGCCCTGTCCGAGAGGCACCGGCAACACCTATGGGACGCGCTCTGCGACAGGCTCAGCGCCGAGGAGAGCAGACACCTGCGCGAAGGGAACATGGGCCAGTGTCAGGCCGCGCTCGCCCGCTTCGCGAACAACGCCAACAAGCTCGAGCTGGTGGAGGGATGCGAACAGAAGGTCCGTTTCCCGCACAGCATCATCCAGGCGTACCTCGGTTTCCGCATGCTGAGCCATCTGGGGGAGCGCGGGGCCGGGGAACTGATCGAGCAGGTGCTGCAGCCGCCCGGTCCCAGCCGCGAACTGCTGATCGCGCTGGTGCTGTTGTCACGTCAGCAGGCGGCGAAACTCACAGCCGAGTGCGGCAGTGTCCGGGCCGAGATGAAGAAGCAGATGGCGAATCGGTGGCGACAGGCGCCCGTCAGTGGACGTACCCTGGCCAACCGCCTCCACGCGGCCGCGAACCACCGGACGGATGACCCGAAGGTCCTCGACCTGTACGCGGCAGCCCTGGAAGTCGAGAGCGTGGAAGAAAACCCGAAACTGCTCAGCTGTATCGTCGGCACGGTGCACGCCCGCTGGGACAGCATCAAGGGGGATCGACGCACCGTCGAGGACGCAAAGCGGCGACTGCTCAAGCAACTCGGCGCGGCGCTGCGCAAGGCCTCCGACAAGATCGACACCACGCCGCTGTACGAGAAGCTCTTCGAGATCGGCATTGCGGAGCCCACCTACCCCATTCGCTTGGCCGCTGCTCAAGAGTTCGGCAGCGGCGGCAATGCGGCCTTCGCCGTGATCCGCGAGCGGGTCGGTCTGAACAGTGACCCCGTGCGGGAGTACAACGAGAGGATCAGCGATCTGAAAGCCTGGAAGCGGCAGGAGCACCAGGCATGGGCCGACGAGATAAGGCGCGCGAGAGCTGCCCGCACGTTCTCGCCGACCACTCCCGGCAAGATCATCGAACAGTTGCAACGCGACCGGCAGGATTTCAAGCGGCGGTACCAGAAGCAACGCGCCGACCTCATACGGGAGTTCGCGATGCGAGCCTGGATGCTGCCCATGCTTCTGGGCTCCGTCGACGACGCCCACCGCGACGAGGCCCGGGAACGCCTCACCAAGTGGCTGCGTCACCTCGACCCGAAGTTCACCGGCGGCGCTCCCGACCTGCCGCTCGCCCTCGAGGCCGCGCTGGCCCAGGGCTTCAAGTACGCGGCCAACCGGCGCAAACGTCACCCGCACACCTACCCGGGCAGTCGTGCCGACCTGATTCGGCAGGCGGAGACCGTGCTGCAGCAGTCTCGGTGCTGGTATGCGCAGATCAGCTTGCTCCAGGCGCTGTGCTTGTGGGAACTCCCGGACGATATCGGCCGCCATGAGCAGGACGAGGACACGTTGACATGGCCGGATGGCGATCGCCACGCGGCGCGCGAACCGTCCCGAGGGATCGGCGGGACAACCGCCGTGCAGACCGTGAAGCGCTGGCTCTCGATGGCGGGCACGGTGAACGGAGCGCGCGGACAGCCCGGTATGAGTCCTGACTCAACCCGACCATGCGTACATCCATTCGTCGCCGAGGCGGGCGACCTGGTTGCCCTTGCTTTGGAGACCGGGCAGGTCGAACGCTTCCTATGGATCGACGAGAAGGGGGTCGCCGACAACATCGGCTCCCGCACCCGCACCCCCACCCACGGGGCGTACCGCAAGCACAACCTTTGGATTCCGCCTTCGGCCGGGTGGAGCACCCTCGACGGGCGTGCCCAACGACTTGTCGCCGATCTGCTGGTCATGCTGAACCTCATCGAACGGGACGGGCACCCGGACGAGGTCGAGGAGCGTCTGGCCCGCGCGGAGCAACCCGGCATGCCGCTTCCGCCGTGTATCCGTACCGACCGCGATGCACTGCGGCCCGGCTTGCGGGCCGGTGTCTCCACCCCGCCCGTACCAGGCACCACCTGCCTGGCCGACTGCACGTTCCAGCTCTGCCCGTATCCGCCCCTTGGGTCCGTATCCCGGGGCGAGATCCGTGAGCCGTTCTGCCGCCAGCAGCAGGCCCTCTTGCCCGGACGCTGGCGCCGCTGTTTTCCCAGGGTCCTGCGCCGGAAGACGCCCTACTGGGTGGGTATGCGCGTCCGGGAACTGGACCGTTTCTGGGACGCGATGGCCAGGCGAACGCGCCACTCCTAG
- a CDS encoding trypsin-like peptidase domain-containing protein, whose amino-acid sequence MDIGRVAEIIVTTAAGKGLRGSGYLVAAGRVLTAAHVLTDAVAVRVRFDADRPGERVLDAEVVFTNVAIDVAVLSVAAVAGGPARFGRVGERDAVLRCSAVGFPAFKLREDEDGSRYRDSEHVQGTCPVLSNRREGTLDLHVPAPRGDWDGMSGAVAFSDGRIVGIVVIHHPADGPGRLAVSRADRWAERLSADERKTLEKLLGTELLPDRLPDVLVSTGSGRTRTGFEELLRDIAPPELLGREAELKDLVTFCAGREPYRWLRGGPWVGKTALVSWFALHPPRGVIPVWFFITSRLAGQADVAAYTEALVHQLAWLAGREPSSHTSPIARDVERRQLLREAAEHVAEDGGTLLLIVDGLDEDQSARLGSGVSIASLLPEHPPDNVRVLVTSRPNPALPLSVKPTHPLRRCMVRWLDSTHVARNLEDQARFELNQAFAGDAVEKDIVGLLAAARGGLRPEDLRELSGQALYAVRHRVDSVFGRILRSRSTVAGEPAERRYLFAHETLYEAAVHTLGPDIHPYRERIEEWAESYRRRSWPEDTPPYLLESYVPMLAENGDTARAMALATDAARHHRMRAITGSDAAAFAEIDAVRRELRRKNPGDVGDLAVLTATEDTLSRRNALMPANIPAIVARLGQLRRAEGLARTVVPPSYRPMAKARALAAVARVMAERGEPRAVGLALESERLARGIMEDGRPLPAYDVYAVFRDAATALAGAGLGERARGMVGSLRTVLLYGEFDGDVEYGPSPPFPRFSHERRLASREAAMALVDVSAALRGRDALLAADILDEAEQGAEEEAHASGRVQVLAKVLRACSGSDRERHCRVLGRIERTVTDPAADALQAADTLSAAAVALHDVLPERAAHWAQELSRRFTSGSSTEREWTRTNTGQIAYARTIQTLTALHMIHHAQTLIDAYVGGEELNHRFRRRWEDPTSSEDPMSWAVLRNDSLAAIACAWARAGHADKAREALQQRRRPGLFGEVGTETRKAVACALAASGLVAEAEKWANSMPGTLAAMAERLCERDRDQAERLVESAMNRYSPIIGYADTAFFEALAGALAACGDQVHAERLARRAVGRTARALAAVAPAVGGGRAARLTADAREFADRPYMDSNDGRDKGLAAVADALARTRQQDAALSLLAKFVQDMESMDQWGRLISDDPGRRLNTIRIPLVSSLWEWAPTAAASLADDVERDWDDKTGPVSHILFHTSHQREYSVDLMARLIAAVGDRDMPRSRRLVGKLKSLSLPDDERIRSETWVLAAMAVATTEPDHAEALLLRADARLREYTPDEPLTPRSLNVRAVSHAAAGDYETAEELAERIPAGRERATCLASVAALLVGLPDDATLVHLDVLSGSRPHLLRLGADLLGPPTAADIEDRLRRARRLVAKAMASEEWYHALPVLAQLDRDAVRSVGAVVFSHLDL is encoded by the coding sequence TTGGACATCGGCCGCGTCGCCGAGATCATCGTCACAACTGCGGCAGGTAAGGGGCTCCGAGGTTCGGGCTATTTGGTGGCGGCCGGGCGGGTTCTGACGGCGGCGCACGTGCTCACGGATGCGGTGGCCGTGCGGGTGCGGTTCGACGCGGACCGGCCGGGGGAACGGGTGCTCGACGCCGAGGTGGTCTTCACGAACGTGGCGATCGATGTCGCCGTCCTCTCCGTCGCCGCCGTTGCCGGTGGGCCCGCCCGGTTCGGCCGCGTGGGCGAGCGGGACGCGGTGCTGCGGTGCAGTGCCGTGGGCTTCCCGGCGTTCAAGCTGCGGGAGGACGAGGACGGATCGCGCTACCGCGACTCCGAGCACGTACAAGGCACCTGCCCGGTGCTATCCAACCGTCGCGAAGGCACCCTCGATCTGCATGTCCCGGCGCCGCGGGGCGACTGGGACGGCATGTCAGGGGCGGTGGCCTTCAGCGACGGCCGGATCGTCGGGATCGTGGTGATCCACCACCCGGCCGACGGTCCCGGGCGCCTGGCGGTGAGCCGTGCCGATCGCTGGGCCGAGCGCCTGTCCGCTGACGAACGGAAGACGCTTGAGAAGCTGCTGGGGACGGAACTCCTTCCGGATCGGCTGCCCGACGTGCTGGTGTCAACCGGGTCCGGCCGGACCAGAACCGGCTTTGAGGAGTTGTTGCGGGACATCGCACCACCCGAGTTGCTGGGGCGGGAGGCCGAGCTCAAGGATCTTGTGACGTTCTGTGCCGGACGGGAGCCGTACCGGTGGCTCCGGGGAGGTCCGTGGGTGGGAAAGACGGCGCTGGTGTCGTGGTTCGCGCTGCATCCACCCCGTGGCGTGATCCCCGTGTGGTTCTTCATCACGTCACGCCTGGCCGGACAGGCGGACGTCGCCGCGTACACGGAGGCTCTCGTCCACCAGCTCGCCTGGCTGGCCGGGCGGGAGCCGTCCTCGCACACCTCGCCGATCGCCAGGGACGTGGAACGCAGACAACTGCTGAGGGAGGCGGCCGAACACGTCGCTGAGGACGGGGGCACGCTGCTGCTCATCGTCGATGGCCTTGACGAGGACCAATCCGCGAGACTCGGCAGCGGTGTGAGCATCGCCTCGCTGCTGCCGGAGCACCCGCCGGACAACGTGCGGGTGCTGGTCACCAGTCGGCCGAACCCCGCTCTTCCCTTGAGCGTCAAGCCCACCCATCCGCTGCGTAGGTGCATGGTGCGGTGGCTCGACAGCACCCACGTGGCGCGGAACCTGGAGGACCAGGCACGGTTCGAACTGAACCAGGCGTTCGCGGGGGACGCCGTGGAGAAGGACATCGTGGGCCTGCTGGCGGCGGCGCGCGGTGGCCTGCGTCCCGAGGACCTGCGGGAGCTGAGCGGGCAGGCGCTGTACGCCGTGCGGCACCGCGTGGACAGCGTCTTCGGACGAATTCTGCGCTCCCGCAGCACCGTGGCCGGTGAGCCGGCCGAGCGTCGCTACCTGTTCGCGCACGAGACGCTCTACGAGGCCGCGGTGCACACGCTCGGACCGGACATCCACCCGTACCGCGAACGCATCGAGGAGTGGGCCGAGTCCTACCGCCGGCGGAGCTGGCCCGAGGACACGCCGCCGTATCTGCTGGAGTCCTACGTGCCGATGCTCGCGGAGAACGGAGACACGGCACGGGCCATGGCCCTGGCCACGGACGCCGCTCGGCACCACCGGATGCGTGCCATCACCGGCAGCGACGCAGCCGCGTTCGCCGAGATCGACGCCGTCCGGCGGGAACTGCGTCGCAAGAACCCAGGTGACGTGGGTGACCTGGCGGTCCTCACCGCGACCGAGGACACGTTGAGCCGCCGCAACGCGCTGATGCCGGCGAACATCCCCGCCATCGTGGCGCGGCTGGGGCAGCTCCGGCGCGCGGAGGGTCTGGCAAGGACCGTGGTGCCACCTTCTTATCGCCCCATGGCCAAGGCGCGCGCGCTCGCCGCCGTAGCCCGGGTCATGGCCGAGAGAGGTGAGCCCCGTGCGGTGGGGCTGGCGCTGGAATCCGAGCGTCTGGCAAGAGGCATCATGGAGGACGGCAGACCGCTTCCAGCCTATGACGTCTATGCGGTATTCAGGGACGCGGCTACCGCCCTCGCGGGAGCGGGGCTCGGAGAACGGGCCCGCGGCATGGTCGGGTCTCTCCGGACCGTGCTCCTGTACGGGGAGTTCGACGGAGATGTCGAGTACGGCCCTTCGCCTCCCTTTCCCAGGTTCTCCCATGAGCGTCGTCTCGCGTCCAGGGAGGCGGCCATGGCGCTGGTCGACGTATCGGCGGCGTTGCGTGGGCGGGACGCGCTGCTCGCCGCGGACATCCTGGATGAGGCGGAGCAGGGCGCCGAGGAAGAAGCGCACGCCAGCGGCCGTGTCCAGGTACTGGCAAAGGTGCTCCGCGCGTGCTCGGGCTCCGATCGTGAACGGCACTGTCGAGTGCTCGGCCGGATCGAGAGGACGGTCACCGATCCAGCGGCCGATGCACTTCAGGCAGCAGACACCCTGTCCGCAGCAGCTGTCGCCCTGCATGATGTCCTCCCGGAACGTGCCGCCCACTGGGCCCAGGAGTTGAGTCGGCGCTTCACGTCCGGCTCTTCGACCGAGCGTGAATGGACGCGCACGAATACGGGACAGATAGCCTATGCCCGAACCATCCAGACCCTGACGGCCCTCCACATGATCCACCACGCACAAACCCTCATTGACGCGTATGTCGGGGGTGAGGAGCTGAACCATCGGTTCAGGAGGCGATGGGAGGATCCGACGTCATCGGAGGACCCCATGTCATGGGCGGTTCTCCGTAACGACTCTCTTGCCGCGATCGCCTGCGCATGGGCGCGGGCAGGCCACGCGGACAAGGCTCGGGAAGCATTGCAGCAGCGGCGGAGACCGGGGCTCTTCGGGGAGGTGGGGACGGAGACCCGGAAGGCGGTGGCCTGCGCCCTGGCAGCGAGTGGGCTTGTCGCAGAGGCGGAGAAGTGGGCCAACTCCATGCCGGGCACTCTGGCCGCCATGGCGGAGCGCCTGTGCGAACGCGATCGGGACCAGGCCGAGCGGCTCGTTGAATCCGCAATGAACCGCTACAGCCCCATTATTGGTTACGCGGACACCGCGTTCTTCGAGGCTCTTGCCGGGGCGCTCGCCGCATGTGGAGACCAGGTCCATGCCGAGCGACTCGCCAGGCGTGCCGTGGGCAGGACGGCACGGGCCTTGGCCGCCGTGGCTCCTGCTGTCGGAGGCGGACGCGCGGCGCGTCTGACAGCGGACGCGCGCGAGTTCGCCGACCGCCCGTACATGGACAGTAATGACGGCCGGGACAAAGGACTGGCGGCGGTCGCTGATGCCCTCGCACGGACCAGGCAACAAGACGCCGCGCTGTCCTTGCTCGCAAAGTTCGTGCAGGATATGGAAAGCATGGACCAATGGGGTCGGCTGATCTCTGACGATCCCGGCCGGCGGCTGAATACCATCCGCATCCCATTGGTGTCCAGCCTGTGGGAATGGGCGCCGACTGCTGCCGCCTCCCTCGCCGATGATGTGGAACGTGACTGGGACGACAAGACTGGACCCGTCTCCCACATCCTCTTCCACACCTCGCACCAGAGGGAATACAGCGTTGATCTCATGGCGCGGCTCATAGCAGCGGTCGGTGACCGGGATATGCCACGGAGCCGCCGCCTCGTCGGCAAGCTGAAGTCGCTGTCCTTACCTGACGATGAGCGCATTCGAAGTGAAACATGGGTGCTGGCGGCGATGGCGGTCGCGACAACCGAACCAGATCATGCCGAGGCCCTGCTGCTGCGAGCTGACGCGCGCCTGCGTGAGTACACCCCCGATGAGCCTCTCACCCCCCGAAGCCTGAACGTGCGGGCGGTCTCCCACGCCGCGGCTGGAGACTACGAGACGGCCGAGGAGCTTGCCGAGCGGATACCCGCGGGCAGGGAACGAGCCACGTGCCTGGCCTCGGTGGCGGCGCTGCTGGTGGGGCTGCCGGACGACGCCACGCTTGTGCATCTCGACGTTCTCAGCGGTTCCCGCCCTCATCTGCTGCGTCTGGGCGCCGATCTGCTCGGCCCGCCCACGGCGGCAGATATCGAGGATCGGTTGAGGCGCGCCCGTCGGCTCGTCGCCAAGGCGATGGCGAGCGAGGAGTGGTATCACGCCCTGCCGGTCCTCGCTCAGCTGGACCGGGATGCCGTCCGGAGCGTCGGAGCCGTCGTCTTCTCACACCTGGACTTGTGA
- a CDS encoding SDR family oxidoreductase produces MVTGGSRGIGRQTVGRLTADGYAIVVGYAGNQDEAEAAVKEAVTSGGRAIAVRADVADEHAVATLFDAAEAEFGGIDVVVHAAGRAHTAPIAELDLAVLDDLHRTNIRGTFVVVQQAARRVRPGGAIVTFSTSVVGLAFPNYGAYSASKGAVEALTLFLARELRGRDVTANAVAPGPTATDLFLDGKDEETIARLAAQPPLERLGSPADIAEVVAFLASPAGHWINGQVVRANGGII; encoded by the coding sequence ATCGTCACCGGCGGCTCGCGCGGCATCGGCCGCCAGACCGTCGGCCGGCTGACCGCCGACGGGTACGCCATCGTGGTCGGCTACGCCGGCAACCAGGACGAGGCCGAAGCCGCCGTGAAGGAGGCCGTCACCAGCGGTGGCCGGGCGATCGCAGTGCGCGCAGACGTCGCCGACGAACATGCGGTCGCGACCCTGTTCGACGCGGCCGAAGCAGAGTTCGGCGGCATCGACGTCGTCGTGCACGCGGCCGGGCGGGCGCACACGGCGCCGATCGCCGAGCTGGACCTGGCCGTCCTGGACGACCTGCACCGCACCAACATTCGCGGCACGTTCGTCGTCGTCCAGCAGGCCGCCCGTCGGGTGCGCCCCGGCGGTGCGATCGTGACGTTCTCCACGTCCGTGGTGGGGCTGGCCTTCCCGAACTACGGCGCGTACTCCGCCAGCAAGGGCGCGGTCGAGGCGCTGACGCTGTTCCTGGCCAGGGAGCTGCGGGGCCGGGACGTCACCGCCAACGCCGTCGCGCCCGGCCCCACGGCCACCGACCTGTTCCTGGACGGCAAGGACGAGGAGACCATCGCCCGCCTGGCCGCCCAGCCCCCGCTGGAGCGACTCGGTAGCCCGGCCGACATCGCGGAGGTCGTCGCGTTCCTGGCCTCCCCGGCCGGCCACTGGATCAACGGACAGGTCGTCCGTGCCAACGGCGGAATCATCTGA
- a CDS encoding ester cyclase, giving the protein MTDLDLENRYREYLTCLNERRFHDLSEFVHNPVVHNDRTLSITEFQDLLRRDAAEIPDLHYAIERLVVQGEQVACRIRFDCTPAASFRGIPPTGRPISFVEHVFYRYQDGRIAEIWSLIDMEAIREQLTPSDPDR; this is encoded by the coding sequence ATGACTGATCTTGACCTTGAGAACCGATACCGCGAGTACCTCACGTGCCTGAACGAGCGGCGCTTCCATGACCTTTCGGAGTTCGTGCACAACCCCGTGGTGCACAACGACCGGACGCTGAGCATCACCGAGTTCCAGGATCTGCTGCGCCGTGACGCAGCGGAGATACCCGATCTGCACTACGCGATCGAGCGGCTCGTCGTCCAAGGCGAGCAGGTGGCGTGCCGCATCCGGTTCGACTGCACCCCTGCGGCGAGCTTCCGCGGCATACCGCCCACCGGCCGGCCCATCTCGTTCGTCGAGCACGTCTTCTACCGCTACCAGGACGGCAGGATCGCAGAAATCTGGTCCCTGATCGACATGGAGGCGATCCGCGAACAGCTCACCCCCAGCGACCCCGACCGGTAG
- a CDS encoding SDR family oxidoreductase produces MRNDDTEKVILVTGASSGIGALSVRALARAGHTVYAGIRQTATRNATAVADLTRYGTDHQVEVHAVELDVTSQDSADAAVDRILAERGRLDVVVHNAGHMVLGAAEAFTTEQLADLYDVNVLGTQRVNRAALPTLRAQGSGLLVWIGSSSTRGGCPPFLAPYFAAKAAMDALAVSYAAEVLPFGIDTAIVVPGAFTTGTNHFANAGAPADVDCAEAYDQRHRPLMDDLGKRLAALIPSDADVSEVAEAVARLVAMEHGTRPLRTHIDPSRDGSEVVSAVADRLRADFFRRIGLDNLLTAGSSL; encoded by the coding sequence ATGAGGAACGACGACACCGAGAAGGTCATCCTGGTCACCGGGGCCTCCAGCGGCATCGGGGCGCTGTCCGTACGTGCTCTGGCCCGCGCCGGTCACACCGTGTACGCGGGCATCCGCCAGACCGCGACCCGTAACGCCACCGCGGTGGCCGACCTGACGCGCTACGGCACCGACCACCAGGTCGAGGTGCACGCCGTCGAGCTGGACGTCACCTCCCAGGACTCCGCCGACGCCGCAGTCGACCGGATCCTCGCCGAGCGCGGCAGGCTGGACGTGGTCGTGCACAACGCCGGGCACATGGTCCTGGGCGCCGCCGAGGCGTTCACCACCGAGCAGCTCGCGGACCTGTACGACGTGAACGTCCTGGGCACCCAGCGCGTCAACCGCGCCGCCCTGCCGACGTTGCGTGCGCAGGGCTCGGGGCTGCTGGTGTGGATCGGCAGCTCCAGCACCCGCGGCGGCTGCCCCCCGTTCCTGGCCCCGTACTTCGCCGCCAAGGCCGCGATGGACGCCCTGGCCGTCAGCTACGCCGCCGAGGTGCTCCCGTTCGGCATCGACACCGCGATCGTGGTGCCCGGCGCGTTCACCACCGGCACCAACCACTTCGCCAACGCGGGCGCTCCCGCCGACGTGGACTGTGCGGAAGCCTACGACCAGCGCCACCGACCCCTGATGGACGATCTGGGCAAGCGCCTGGCCGCGCTCATCCCTTCGGACGCCGATGTGAGCGAGGTGGCTGAAGCCGTCGCGCGCCTGGTCGCGATGGAGCACGGCACTCGGCCTCTGCGCACCCACATAGACCCCAGCCGGGACGGCAGCGAAGTGGTCTCCGCGGTCGCCGACCGCCTCCGCGCCGACTTCTTCCGCCGCATCGGGCTGGACAACCTGCTCACCGCAGGCAGCTCCCTGTAA